A genome region from Aliivibrio salmonicida LFI1238 includes the following:
- the ppc gene encoding phosphoenolpyruvate carboxylase — MNEKYAALKSNVSMLGHLLGNTIRDAHGEELLAKVETIRKLSKTARAGSDNDRNALIEEIKSLPNDQLTPVARAFSQFLNLTNMAEQYHTISRHCEEHVCEPDAISSLFSKLSQNNISKLDTVQAVRELNIELVLTAHPTEIARRTMINKLVKINECLSKLELSDISFSEREKTERRLEQLIAQAWHSDVIRQERPTPLDEAKWGFAVVENSLWQGIPDFLREFDQRLENHLGEGLPIDARPVHMSSWMGGDRDGNPFVTHTITREVMLLSRWKAADLYLKDVNELISELSMVKCTDEVRKLAGDQHEPYRAILKQLRTLLNDTLENLDAQMKGELTNNKPILRNAEQLWLPLHACYQSLHACGMGIIAEGSLLDTLRRVKAFGAHLVRLDIRQESTRHSNVLSELTRYLGIGDYDQWSEQDKISFLVNELSSKRPLLPRDWTPTAEVQEVIDTCKIVAEQSKEALGSYVISMARTASDVLAVHLLLQEAGCPFRMDVCPLFETLDDLNRSKEVMEQLFSIDWYRGFIQNHQMVMIGYSDSAKDAGVMSAGWAQYSAMEALVDVCEKESIELTLFHGRGGTIGRGGAPAHAALLSQPPKSLKGGLRVTEQGEMIRFKLGLPEVAVNSFNLYASAILEANLLPPPEPKQEWRDLMEVLSEVSCEAYRNIVRGEKDFVPYFRAATPELELGKLPLGSRPAKRNPNGGVESLRAIPWIFSWSQNRLVLPAWLGAGEAIQYSIDKGHQELLEEMCREWPFFSTRLGMLEMVYTKCNPQMSEYYDQRLTDKSLWPLGVRLRNQLQADIKAVLNVENSDHLMESDPWGSESIRLRNIYVDPLNMLQAELLYRTRQQEETSPELEEALMVTIAGIAAGMRNTG; from the coding sequence ATGAATGAAAAGTACGCGGCTTTAAAAAGCAATGTAAGCATGTTGGGTCATCTACTTGGAAACACAATTAGAGACGCTCATGGTGAAGAGCTATTAGCAAAAGTTGAAACCATTCGTAAGCTGTCTAAAACAGCGCGCGCAGGAAGCGACAATGACCGTAATGCATTAATTGAAGAGATTAAAAGTCTCCCTAATGATCAACTGACCCCAGTTGCTCGTGCATTCAGTCAGTTCCTAAATTTAACCAATATGGCAGAACAGTATCATACGATTTCTCGTCACTGCGAAGAACACGTATGCGAACCTGATGCGATCAGCTCACTGTTTTCTAAATTAAGCCAAAACAACATCAGCAAATTAGATACGGTACAAGCGGTGCGTGAACTCAACATTGAGCTAGTGCTAACTGCGCATCCAACAGAAATTGCGCGCCGTACCATGATCAATAAATTGGTAAAGATCAATGAATGTTTATCAAAACTTGAACTGAGTGATATCTCATTTTCTGAACGAGAAAAAACAGAACGTCGCCTTGAGCAACTGATTGCTCAAGCTTGGCATTCTGATGTTATTCGTCAAGAACGTCCAACGCCATTAGATGAAGCAAAATGGGGGTTTGCCGTTGTTGAAAATTCATTATGGCAAGGTATTCCTGATTTCTTACGTGAATTTGATCAACGTCTTGAAAATCATTTAGGTGAAGGCTTACCGATTGATGCTCGTCCTGTCCATATGTCTTCTTGGATGGGGGGAGATCGCGATGGTAATCCATTTGTAACTCACACGATAACACGTGAAGTTATGCTGCTTTCTCGCTGGAAAGCGGCCGATCTTTACTTAAAAGACGTAAATGAGTTAATCAGTGAATTGTCGATGGTGAAGTGTACCGATGAAGTTCGTAAGCTTGCTGGTGATCAACACGAACCTTATCGAGCTATCTTAAAACAACTTCGTACTCTATTAAACGATACGCTTGAAAATCTTGATGCACAAATGAAAGGTGAGTTAACCAATAACAAACCGATCCTTCGTAATGCTGAACAATTATGGTTACCTTTGCACGCTTGTTACCAGTCACTACACGCTTGCGGTATGGGTATCATTGCTGAAGGTTCTTTATTAGATACGCTACGCCGTGTCAAAGCCTTTGGAGCCCATCTTGTTCGCCTAGACATACGTCAAGAAAGTACTCGCCATTCAAATGTACTCTCTGAACTAACGCGTTACTTAGGCATTGGTGATTACGATCAATGGAGCGAACAAGATAAGATTTCTTTCTTAGTGAATGAATTAAGCTCTAAACGCCCTCTTCTTCCTCGCGATTGGACTCCAACAGCAGAAGTTCAAGAAGTTATTGATACATGTAAAATTGTCGCTGAGCAATCAAAAGAAGCTCTCGGTTCTTATGTAATTTCAATGGCTCGCACCGCATCAGACGTATTGGCTGTTCATCTTCTGCTTCAAGAAGCAGGTTGCCCATTCCGTATGGATGTGTGCCCATTGTTTGAAACATTAGACGATTTAAACCGCTCTAAAGAAGTCATGGAACAATTGTTCTCTATTGATTGGTACCGCGGATTTATTCAAAATCATCAGATGGTCATGATCGGCTATTCAGATTCAGCAAAAGATGCCGGTGTGATGTCTGCTGGCTGGGCGCAATACAGTGCGATGGAAGCCTTAGTTGATGTCTGTGAGAAAGAAAGCATTGAACTAACCTTATTCCACGGCCGTGGCGGTACAATTGGTCGTGGGGGTGCACCAGCCCATGCCGCACTTCTATCTCAACCACCAAAAAGCTTAAAAGGTGGCCTACGTGTTACTGAGCAAGGTGAGATGATCCGGTTTAAGCTTGGTCTACCTGAAGTGGCAGTAAACAGCTTTAATTTATACGCAAGTGCGATTCTTGAAGCGAATCTTCTTCCACCACCAGAGCCTAAGCAAGAATGGCGCGATTTAATGGAAGTACTTTCTGAAGTATCGTGCGAAGCGTACCGTAATATTGTTCGTGGCGAAAAAGACTTCGTGCCTTACTTCCGAGCAGCAACCCCTGAGTTAGAGTTAGGCAAATTACCGTTAGGATCTCGCCCTGCAAAGCGTAATCCAAATGGCGGTGTTGAAAGTCTACGAGCTATTCCTTGGATCTTCTCATGGAGCCAAAACCGTCTGGTACTTCCTGCATGGTTAGGCGCGGGTGAAGCGATTCAATACTCGATTGATAAAGGTCACCAAGAGCTATTAGAAGAAATGTGTCGTGAATGGCCATTCTTCTCTACCCGTCTTGGTATGCTTGAGATGGTCTACACTAAGTGTAATCCACAAATGTCAGAGTACTACGACCAACGCTTAACGGATAAATCCTTATGGCCTCTAGGCGTACGTCTACGTAATCAATTACAAGCAGACATTAAAGCGGTCTTGAATGTAGAAAACAGTGACCACTTAATGGAAAGTGACCCGTGGGGATCGGAGTCGATACGTCTGCGTAATATCTACGTTGATCCACTAAATATGCTGCAAGCTGAATTACTGTATCGAACACGTCAGCAAGAAGAGACCTCTCCTGAGCTTGAAGAAGCGCTGATGGTCACTATTGCAGGCATAGCTGCAGGTATGCGAAATACAGGTTAA